The Calorimonas adulescens genome contains a region encoding:
- a CDS encoding segregation and condensation protein A — MDYMVRIELYEGPYELLYHLIKDSKVNIYDVSFIKIIDQYIEYVNTLEEYNPELSSNFFFITSSLLELKSRMILPNNSGIEQQDESEDIVEINKILSAIEEYKKYKDIAKKLRDLELKENNIFYRKTAFELKKKKSYSVSSLSKAYQKYKSSEIEVFNNNKRYTVHEKIFQITRMLRKVAYLSFNKFAKNSKTRQDIISFFIALLEMGKRGLTITTQSANFGDILIKRGKKHGFTNNTAN; from the coding sequence ATGGATTATATGGTAAGGATTGAATTGTATGAAGGTCCATATGAATTACTATATCATTTAATTAAAGATTCAAAAGTAAATATTTATGATGTCTCTTTTATAAAAATTATTGATCAATATATAGAATATGTTAATACATTAGAAGAGTATAACCCTGAGCTTTCCTCAAATTTTTTCTTTATTACATCTTCTTTATTGGAACTGAAATCCAGAATGATATTGCCTAATAATAGCGGCATCGAACAACAAGATGAAAGTGAAGATATTGTAGAAATTAATAAAATATTATCTGCAATAGAGGAGTACAAAAAATATAAAGACATAGCTAAAAAGTTACGAGATTTAGAACTCAAAGAAAACAATATATTTTATAGAAAAACTGCTTTTGAATTGAAAAAGAAAAAGAGTTATTCAGTATCCAGTTTATCAAAGGCTTATCAAAAATATAAGAGCTCAGAAATTGAAGTATTTAACAATAATAAGAGATATACAGTCCACGAAAAAATATTTCAAATAACTCGAATGCTACGAAAAGTTGCGTATCTATCATTTAATAAATTTGCTAAAAATAGTAAAACGAGACAAGACATAATCTCGTTTTTTATTGCATTATTGGAAATGGGAAAAAGAGGATTAACTATAACAACTCAATCGGCAAACTTTGGAGATATCTTGATTAAAAGGGGTAAGAAACATGGATTCACAAATAACACCGCTAATTGA
- a CDS encoding DUF2953 domain-containing protein has protein sequence MRLGFYIFLFFSMLFIFSLLTLKFNFPANEDFAFQVEIYINGILIYKKIYNIAKIIIDYLNKPYYHSSKSNKIMKNILINLVNKITIIKIEILLQIGLYDAAITSIFSGLLWSVLSFLNVLLENHAKKINTRHFDVTAVFNELKLKCNIECIIKIRIGYIIFESLKSMYSLYIRR, from the coding sequence ATGAGGTTAGGGTTTTATATTTTTTTATTTTTTTCCATGCTGTTTATATTTTCACTACTTACATTAAAATTCAATTTTCCAGCAAACGAAGATTTCGCTTTTCAGGTAGAAATATATATCAATGGGATTTTAATATACAAAAAGATATATAATATAGCAAAAATAATTATAGATTATTTAAATAAGCCCTACTATCATTCTAGCAAAAGTAATAAAATAATGAAAAACATATTAATAAACCTCGTAAATAAAATTACCATAATAAAGATTGAAATTTTATTACAAATTGGTTTATATGATGCAGCTATTACCAGTATTTTTAGCGGATTATTATGGAGTGTCCTAAGCTTTTTAAATGTTTTGTTAGAAAATCATGCAAAAAAGATAAACACACGCCATTTTGATGTTACTGCCGTGTTTAATGAATTGAAATTAAAGTGTAATATTGAGTGCATAATAAAAATTAGAATCGGCTATATTATATTTGAGAGTCTAAAGTCTATGTACAGTTTATATATTAGGAGATGA
- a CDS encoding indolepyruvate ferredoxin oxidoreductase subunit alpha, whose protein sequence is MYDKVLIEKDWCKGCGICVAFCPKKVLAIKNNKVYLVDNEKCNECGVCEEKCPDFAIYIRRNNNERTKVNAG, encoded by the coding sequence ATGTATGATAAAGTTTTAATAGAAAAAGATTGGTGCAAAGGATGCGGGATTTGCGTTGCTTTTTGCCCTAAAAAAGTTTTGGCTATAAAAAATAATAAGGTTTATCTCGTTGATAATGAAAAGTGTAATGAATGCGGTGTATGCGAAGAGAAATGCCCAGACTTTGCAATTTATATAAGGAGGAATAATAATGAACGCACCAAGGTTAATGCTGGGTAA
- the speE gene encoding polyamine aminopropyltransferase — MNIWFTEEQSSSLRLSLKIKDVLYSVKTPYQNLVVIDTEQYGRALVLDDIVQTTEKDEFFYHEMITHVPMFTHPNPQRVLIIGGGDGGVVREVLKHRSVQQVTLVDIDEEVIKASKLFLPTISSGLSNPIVDIVCTDGIKFIKEKKDFYDVIIVDSTDPIGPAVGLFNKDFYTNTFEALKKDGILTVQSESPIINKNITVDIFKTIKDIYPLTYMYTGIVPTYQGGLWCFTLGSKLYNPLKTSINDFKLETKYFNPDIFKSCFALPSFIKIMLEGD, encoded by the coding sequence ATGAATATTTGGTTTACTGAAGAACAGTCAAGCTCATTGAGGTTATCTTTAAAAATTAAAGATGTTTTGTATTCGGTAAAGACACCATATCAAAATTTGGTAGTAATTGACACTGAACAATATGGAAGAGCTTTAGTATTGGATGATATTGTCCAAACAACTGAAAAGGACGAATTCTTTTATCATGAAATGATAACCCATGTCCCAATGTTTACACATCCAAATCCGCAGAGGGTATTAATAATAGGTGGCGGCGATGGTGGCGTAGTAAGAGAAGTATTAAAGCACAGGTCAGTACAACAGGTGACGCTTGTAGATATAGATGAAGAAGTTATAAAAGCATCAAAATTATTTCTGCCCACTATAAGCAGTGGTTTGAGTAATCCAATTGTAGATATTGTATGTACTGATGGCATAAAGTTCATTAAAGAAAAAAAAGACTTTTATGATGTGATTATTGTTGATTCTACAGATCCAATTGGACCTGCAGTGGGCCTGTTCAATAAAGATTTTTATACTAATACCTTTGAAGCGCTAAAAAAAGATGGCATTTTGACAGTACAGAGCGAATCCCCAATAATCAATAAAAATATCACTGTGGATATTTTTAAAACGATAAAAGATATATATCCACTCACATATATGTATACAGGGATTGTTCCTACCTATCAAGGTGGTCTTTGGTGTTTTACCTTGGGTTCCAAACTTTATAACCCTTTAAAGACTTCTATAAATGATTTTAAATTGGAAACAAAATACTTTAATCCAGATATATTTAAATCCTGTTTTGCTCTTCCTTCTTTTATCAAAATCATGCTGGAAGGAGATTAA
- a CDS encoding site-2 protease family protein, with protein sequence MEFLYKLPALLIAITVHEYSHGLTAYKLGDPTPKHAGRLTLNPLAHLDPVGAFMLFIFRFGWAKPVPINPLYFSNRKIGIFLVSIAGPLSNLLISILSVIILRFITPGSVIYNLLILIYWFNLSLCIFNLIPLSPLDGSHILYSLLPQKYYLYLQQFDQIGQIILFILLITGVIGHILNPILNMVNNVILHLFI encoded by the coding sequence ATGGAATTCTTATATAAGCTACCCGCACTGTTGATCGCGATAACTGTTCATGAGTATAGTCATGGTTTAACCGCATACAAATTAGGGGATCCAACGCCTAAACATGCCGGTAGATTGACATTAAACCCGTTGGCACATCTTGACCCAGTAGGTGCATTTATGCTGTTTATTTTTAGGTTTGGATGGGCAAAACCAGTACCCATAAATCCTCTTTACTTTTCAAATAGAAAAATTGGGATATTTTTAGTTTCCATAGCGGGACCATTGTCAAATTTATTAATTTCTATATTATCTGTTATAATTTTAAGATTTATAACTCCAGGTAGTGTAATATACAATTTGCTAATATTGATTTACTGGTTCAATTTAAGTTTATGCATTTTTAATTTAATACCATTATCACCATTAGATGGATCACATATACTCTACAGCTTGTTACCGCAGAAATATTATCTGTATTTACAACAATTTGATCAGATAGGACAGATAATCCTGTTTATTCTTTTAATTACGGGAGTTATTGGGCACATTCTAAATCCCATATTAAACATGGTGAATAATGTGATTCTACATTTATTTATTTAA
- a CDS encoding pseudouridine synthase, with translation MELMRISKYLSVSGITSRRKAEELIRSGRITINGKIITDLSFKIIPDLDIVKLDGNIIKMNVRKIYIKLFKPAGYITSSSDEFGRKTVLDLIDINERIFSIGRLDKDTRGLLLLTNDGDLAYKITHPKYEIEKTYRVRIKGEPKDEELNMLKVGIDLDDFKTSPAKIKLLNVYHNTCDLLIKIHEGKKRQIRRMFEYIGHPVIDLIRLKIGPIELGDLKEGQWVYMNNTELNSLKKIFGGR, from the coding sequence ATGGAATTAATGCGTATTTCAAAATACCTATCAGTTTCAGGAATTACATCGCGAAGAAAAGCAGAGGAATTGATACGTTCTGGAAGAATAACCATTAATGGTAAAATAATTACTGATTTGTCATTTAAAATTATACCTGATCTTGATATAGTAAAATTAGATGGGAATATAATTAAAATGAATGTACGCAAGATATATATTAAACTTTTTAAACCAGCAGGGTACATTACATCTTCAAGCGATGAATTTGGCCGTAAAACTGTCTTGGATCTCATTGATATTAATGAAAGGATTTTTTCAATCGGGCGACTTGACAAAGATACAAGGGGGTTGCTGTTGTTAACAAATGATGGAGATCTTGCGTATAAAATAACCCATCCAAAGTATGAAATTGAAAAAACTTACAGAGTACGTATAAAAGGCGAACCAAAAGATGAAGAACTAAATATGCTAAAAGTGGGAATTGATCTTGATGACTTTAAAACATCCCCGGCTAAAATAAAACTGTTAAATGTTTATCATAATACCTGTGATTTATTAATAAAAATACATGAAGGTAAAAAAAGACAAATACGAAGAATGTTTGAGTATATCGGGCATCCTGTAATAGATCTTATAAGACTAAAAATTGGGCCAATAGAACTTGGGGATTTAAAAGAAGGACAATGGGTATATATGAACAACACTGAATTAAATAGCTTAAAAAAAATATTTGGAGGTAGGTAA
- a CDS encoding oxaloacetate decarboxylase subunit alpha: MNEKKIGITETVLRDAHQSLLATRMSTDEMLPIAETMDKIGYHSVEMWGGATFDACLRYLNEDPWDRLRKLKKAFKNTPLQMLLRGQNLLGYKNYPDDVVTKFIYKSVDNGINIIRIFDALNDIRNLDLSIKVTKKAGAHAQATVVYTASPVHDTESFIKLAKELYNMGADSICIKDMSGILKPFDAYNLITSLKREVNIPIQLHSHYTSGMASMTYLKAIEAGVDVIDTAISPLSLGTSQPPTETFVSILQGTPYDTGLDMSLLNKIAEYFKKVRDNHMNGSSSSLISGIDTNVLIYQVPGGMLSNLVTQLSQANALDKYDKVLEEIPRVREELGYPPLVTPLSQMVGTQAVLNVITGERYKMIPNEIKDYVKGLYGKPPVPIKKEIKEKIIGDEEIIDVRPADLLKPQLDEIKKEVAEYIEQEEDILSYALFPQVALNFFKYRKAKNYNIDDNILDKENKVYPV; the protein is encoded by the coding sequence ATGAATGAAAAAAAGATAGGCATTACAGAAACTGTTCTTAGAGATGCTCATCAGTCTTTGCTAGCAACCAGAATGAGCACAGATGAAATGCTACCAATCGCTGAAACAATGGATAAAATTGGTTATCATTCAGTCGAAATGTGGGGAGGTGCAACATTTGATGCATGTCTAAGATACTTGAATGAAGATCCATGGGATAGATTGCGTAAACTTAAAAAAGCTTTTAAAAACACACCGCTGCAAATGTTGTTGCGAGGGCAAAATTTACTTGGTTATAAAAATTATCCAGACGATGTGGTGACAAAATTTATTTATAAATCTGTAGATAACGGCATTAACATTATACGAATATTTGATGCATTAAATGATATTCGTAACCTAGATTTATCGATTAAAGTGACGAAAAAAGCAGGTGCCCATGCACAGGCTACTGTTGTTTATACAGCAAGTCCTGTGCATGATACAGAATCATTCATTAAGTTAGCAAAAGAGCTTTATAATATGGGAGCTGATTCCATATGCATAAAAGATATGTCTGGTATTTTAAAGCCATTTGATGCCTATAATTTAATTACCTCATTAAAAAGAGAAGTTAATATTCCAATTCAACTGCATAGCCATTACACCAGTGGGATGGCTTCGATGACATACTTGAAAGCCATTGAAGCAGGCGTCGACGTTATAGACACTGCAATTTCACCGTTATCTCTCGGAACATCTCAACCACCAACCGAAACTTTTGTCTCAATTTTACAGGGTACTCCATATGACACTGGGCTTGATATGAGCTTGCTGAATAAGATAGCTGAGTATTTTAAAAAAGTACGTGATAATCACATGAATGGTAGTTCTTCTTCTCTGATTTCAGGTATTGACACTAATGTTTTAATATATCAAGTTCCTGGCGGCATGCTCTCGAATTTAGTAACACAGCTATCACAAGCAAATGCTTTAGACAAATATGACAAAGTACTAGAAGAAATTCCGCGTGTCAGAGAGGAATTAGGCTATCCCCCATTAGTAACCCCATTAAGTCAAATGGTAGGTACTCAAGCTGTGCTTAATGTCATTACTGGTGAAAGATACAAAATGATACCCAATGAAATAAAAGATTACGTAAAAGGTCTCTATGGCAAACCTCCGGTTCCAATTAAGAAAGAGATAAAGGAAAAAATCATAGGGGATGAAGAGATTATAGATGTTAGACCGGCTGACCTTTTAAAACCTCAATTGGACGAGATAAAAAAAGAAGTTGCTGAATATATTGAACAAGAGGAAGATATACTTTCCTATGCTTTGTTTCCCCAAGTAGCATTAAACTTTTTTAAATATAGAAAAGCGAAAAACTATAATATCGACGACAATATATTAGATAAGGAAAATAAAGTATATCCAGTATAA
- the scpB gene encoding SMC-Scp complex subunit ScpB, with protein sequence MDSQITPLIESILFLSEKPLTEKELSIMLNVNIDFIRNSLQQLIDIYASELHGIQIKKVANGYCMCTKSEFGDILKNFFQSENRLSEAAIETLAIIAYNQPVTKIRVDEIRGINSEKSIQTLLERGLIRESGRSDSPGRPILYETTDNFLRYFGLNSIKDLPDIE encoded by the coding sequence ATGGATTCACAAATAACACCGCTAATTGAGTCTATTCTATTTTTAAGTGAAAAACCGTTGACAGAAAAAGAACTGAGTATAATGTTAAATGTGAATATAGATTTTATTAGAAATTCACTCCAACAGCTTATCGATATATATGCAAGCGAATTACATGGTATACAAATTAAAAAGGTTGCCAATGGTTACTGTATGTGTACAAAATCCGAATTTGGAGATATACTAAAGAATTTTTTTCAGAGTGAAAATAGACTATCAGAAGCGGCTATAGAAACACTGGCAATAATTGCATATAACCAGCCTGTTACAAAGATAAGGGTTGACGAAATTAGAGGTATTAACTCCGAAAAATCAATTCAAACACTCTTAGAGAGGGGATTAATAAGAGAATCTGGTAGATCAGATTCTCCAGGAAGACCAATTTTATATGAAACAACAGACAATTTTTTAAGATATTTTGGTTTGAATTCTATAAAAGATTTGCCAGATATCGAGTAA
- the ytfJ gene encoding GerW family sporulation protein, with protein MSDNPINSLMDTTMVNLKQMVDVNTIVGDPVESPDGSVIIPISRVSFGFIAGGGEYEDNNKENKTNLPFVGGSGAGISVNPVAFLVVGNGQIRLLPINENPLLDRLLDIAPQLIEKLQTLIENVKKNNHENRDLK; from the coding sequence ATGTCAGATAATCCTATTAATAGTCTTATGGACACAACGATGGTTAATCTTAAACAAATGGTTGATGTAAATACAATTGTAGGTGATCCCGTTGAATCACCGGATGGTTCAGTTATTATCCCTATATCCAGAGTTAGTTTTGGCTTTATTGCCGGCGGAGGGGAATACGAAGATAATAATAAAGAAAATAAGACAAATTTGCCTTTTGTAGGCGGTAGTGGAGCAGGTATATCAGTAAATCCTGTCGCTTTTTTAGTTGTCGGAAATGGGCAAATAAGGCTATTACCTATTAACGAAAATCCGTTGCTTGATAGGCTTTTGGATATAGCTCCACAACTTATTGAAAAATTACAGACATTAATAGAAAATGTTAAGAAAAATAATCATGAGAACAGGGATTTGAAGTAG
- a CDS encoding D-alanyl-D-alanine carboxypeptidase family protein has product MKNKKLASSILVILLLFFKDRNIYAENELQITAKSAIAIDFNSGRVLYKYNPKVKMPMASTTKIMTAILAIENSNLEDYVAVGINPMLVGGSSIGLKPGEKIRMEDLLYGLMLESGNDAAIAIAEHISGSVGNFVKLMNEKAFEIGAYDTHFVNPHGLDIGIDNHYTTAYDLSLIAQYALKNQKFKNIVSTKYKTIPSGNNSFGRQLKNHNKLLWLYDGVYGVKTGYTKKSGRCLVTASERNGFSVIVVTLNCPDDWNDTINLLNYIYDNYQLKKVINKNTVLKNIKVSNGIPNMIGLASKQDLILPIKKDEYVKTTILSPNYVEAPVEENEVLGELLIEFNNGNLRFPLVAKQFSKKENFVEKINSLLYNLKLKYQLTW; this is encoded by the coding sequence TTGAAGAATAAAAAGCTTGCATCTTCAATATTAGTTATTTTATTATTATTTTTTAAAGACAGGAACATATACGCTGAAAATGAATTGCAAATTACTGCAAAATCGGCAATTGCGATTGATTTTAATTCTGGCAGGGTTTTATATAAGTATAATCCAAAGGTAAAAATGCCAATGGCAAGTACTACAAAAATAATGACCGCAATTCTGGCAATTGAAAATAGCAACTTAGAGGATTATGTTGCAGTTGGGATTAATCCCATGCTTGTTGGTGGGTCATCTATTGGACTCAAGCCAGGAGAAAAAATAAGAATGGAAGATCTCCTATATGGGCTAATGCTTGAGTCTGGAAATGATGCAGCAATTGCAATAGCGGAGCATATATCTGGGTCTGTTGGAAATTTTGTAAAATTGATGAATGAAAAAGCTTTTGAAATAGGTGCCTATGATACCCATTTTGTCAATCCGCATGGACTCGATATCGGCATTGATAATCATTATACAACAGCATACGATCTATCATTAATAGCACAATATGCACTTAAAAATCAAAAATTTAAAAATATAGTGTCTACAAAATATAAAACAATACCCTCAGGGAATAATAGCTTTGGTAGGCAACTAAAGAATCATAATAAACTACTTTGGCTCTATGATGGAGTGTATGGGGTTAAAACAGGATATACTAAAAAATCAGGCAGGTGTCTGGTTACTGCCAGCGAAAGAAATGGATTTAGTGTGATTGTCGTAACTTTAAATTGTCCTGATGATTGGAATGATACAATTAATCTCCTTAATTATATTTATGATAATTATCAGCTTAAAAAAGTTATAAATAAAAATACTGTATTAAAAAATATTAAAGTTTCTAACGGCATACCGAATATGATAGGCCTGGCCAGTAAACAGGATTTAATTCTACCAATTAAGAAAGATGAATATGTAAAGACTACAATATTGTCACCAAATTATGTTGAGGCTCCTGTAGAAGAAAATGAGGTATTGGGAGAACTTCTCATCGAGTTTAATAATGGAAATTTAAGATTCCCTCTTGTTGCAAAACAATTTAGTAAGAAGGAAAATTTTGTTGAAAAAATAAATAGTTTATTGTACAATCTAAAATTGAAGTATCAATTAACATGGTGA
- the surE gene encoding 5'/3'-nucleotidase SurE: MVLLTNDDGIYSPGIHNLAYVLSKIYEVLVVAPDKERSAVSHAITMHKPLRVSELQYYSNEKLYKSFCVNGTPADCVKLSMEVLLKSKPDFVISGINRGANLGTDIIYSGTVSAAIEAHFYGVPAIAVSIAEHENVRYDFTSYFICDLISSLLGNYDDLSNLLININIPGDGNIKKVKGIKVTTLGTVKYENSFEERVDPHHRKYYWLSGKKIDTNNQPGTDVNAIDNGFISLTPLRISLNDYKGIDSLNNLIKVIDLNKILFKMK; this comes from the coding sequence ATGGTATTATTAACTAACGATGACGGAATTTATTCGCCTGGTATTCATAATTTGGCATACGTATTATCAAAAATTTACGAAGTGCTTGTAGTGGCACCAGATAAGGAAAGAAGCGCAGTAAGCCATGCAATAACCATGCATAAACCTTTACGAGTAAGTGAATTGCAATACTATAGCAATGAGAAGCTATACAAATCTTTTTGTGTAAATGGTACACCGGCTGATTGTGTCAAGTTATCAATGGAGGTTTTATTAAAATCAAAACCTGATTTTGTAATATCTGGAATAAATAGAGGTGCAAATTTAGGAACCGATATTATTTATTCCGGAACAGTTTCAGCAGCAATAGAGGCACATTTTTATGGCGTACCAGCGATTGCCGTTTCTATTGCTGAACATGAAAATGTTAGATATGATTTTACATCCTATTTTATTTGTGATTTAATTTCAAGCTTACTGGGTAATTATGATGATCTTAGCAATTTGTTAATTAACATAAATATACCGGGAGATGGCAATATAAAAAAGGTTAAAGGCATAAAAGTAACAACATTAGGAACTGTAAAGTATGAAAACTCATTTGAAGAGAGAGTAGATCCACACCACAGAAAATATTATTGGCTTTCAGGTAAAAAGATTGATACAAACAATCAGCCGGGTACAGACGTAAATGCCATAGATAATGGTTTTATTTCACTTACGCCTCTCAGAATAAGTTTAAATGATTACAAAGGTATTGACAGTCTCAATAATTTAATTAAGGTTATTGATCTTAATAAGATTTTATTCAAAATGAAATGA
- a CDS encoding 2-oxoacid:acceptor oxidoreductase subunit alpha: MNAPRLMLGNEACVEGAITAGMRFFAGYPITPSTEIAERAAELLPRVGGKFIQMEDEIASIAAILGASLTGLKVMTATSGPGFSLKQENIGYALMAEIPCVIVNVQRGGPSTGLPTQTAQGDVMQSRWGTHGDHPIIVLTPASVFETYIYTVNAFNLAERFRMPVILLMEETIGHLREKVILPEKSTLTIIDRKKPEKGKEYYPYKGDIDDVPPLASFGDGFHFHVTGLTHNEKGYPSTTPEVHENLVRRLYNKVYKHLDEIIFYEEEQLDDADFVIISYGGCARSAKESIRELRENNIKVGLFRPITLWPSPEKQIKELGKKYRKIFVVEMNMGQYYSEVKKIVGNDAEVYSISKVNGELIEPKYIIESLRRFI; this comes from the coding sequence ATGAACGCACCAAGGTTAATGCTGGGTAATGAAGCATGTGTCGAAGGAGCTATTACAGCGGGAATGAGATTTTTTGCAGGATATCCTATTACCCCATCGACTGAAATTGCTGAGAGAGCTGCGGAGTTACTCCCTAGGGTTGGCGGGAAATTTATACAAATGGAGGATGAGATTGCGAGTATAGCAGCTATTTTAGGTGCATCTTTAACAGGGCTCAAGGTTATGACAGCTACTAGTGGTCCTGGTTTTTCTTTAAAACAGGAGAATATTGGCTACGCATTAATGGCCGAAATACCATGTGTTATTGTAAACGTGCAGAGAGGCGGTCCGAGCACAGGATTACCTACACAGACAGCCCAAGGCGATGTTATGCAGTCGCGATGGGGAACACATGGTGATCATCCCATTATAGTTTTGACGCCAGCATCTGTTTTTGAAACATATATATACACTGTAAATGCATTTAATCTTGCAGAAAGGTTTCGTATGCCAGTAATTTTGCTGATGGAGGAAACAATAGGTCATCTGAGGGAGAAGGTTATTTTGCCTGAAAAATCTACATTAACAATTATTGATAGAAAAAAGCCTGAAAAGGGGAAAGAGTATTATCCATATAAAGGTGACATTGACGATGTACCACCACTTGCTTCATTTGGTGATGGTTTTCATTTCCATGTTACTGGTCTGACACATAATGAAAAAGGTTATCCTTCTACAACCCCTGAGGTACATGAAAATTTAGTAAGAAGGTTATACAATAAAGTTTACAAACACTTGGATGAAATAATTTTTTATGAAGAGGAACAATTGGATGATGCTGACTTTGTTATCATATCCTATGGTGGGTGTGCACGTTCAGCAAAAGAGAGTATTAGAGAACTTAGGGAAAATAATATAAAAGTCGGATTGTTTAGACCAATTACATTATGGCCGTCTCCCGAAAAACAAATAAAAGAATTGGGTAAAAAATATAGAAAAATATTTGTTGTTGAAATGAATATGGGGCAGTATTATTCTGAAGTAAAAAAAATAGTTGGTAATGACGCTGAAGTTTATTCAATAAGTAAGGTAAATGGCGAATTGATTGAACCTAAGTATATAATAGAATCATTGAGGAGGTTTATCTGA